The Pyxidicoccus sp. MSG2 DNA segment GGCGACTGCACCCACGGCCGGGCCGTGGCCGACTTCACGAGGGTGAGGACCCCCGAGGTCTGGTTGACGAGCGTGGCCTGGAGGCTCTCGGTCGTCTGCGGCGAGGGCTGCTCGTTCGTGGGCTTGGGGACGGACACGGTGGGCATGACACGGCTCCTTCTCGCCGGGAGGCGAAGGTGGGTGGGAGCGCGTCGGGAGCCCGAAGGCCCTTCGTTCGCGCCTGCCTTCCCCCTGTGCAGCGCATGTGCCAGGGGCCTCCACCGCGCTTCCTCCTCTGACGCCCGTGCTTCCGTCCGTTCCGTCACACCGGGCGTGCGCGGGCGACGTGTCGGGAGCCGCGTGCCGACATGTCGGAAGCGTGTCGGGGCGCTACCTGCCGCGCACCCAGGGCCGGAGGACTTCGTAGACGGGCACGGCGGTGAGGCTGGCGCGCTCGGCCTTCACCAGCCGACGCTGCTTGAGCAGGCGCAGCGCACCCTGCACCGCGCTCTTGGACAGGCCCGTGTCCTCGGCGACCTGCGCCAGGCTCGCGGAGACGGACCTGTCCCTCGCACCCGCCGTGCGGTGCCACAGGTGCAGGTACACGAGGAACGCGGAGGGCGAGCGGTCATGCCCCACCAGGTCCGGCATCAGTGTCTGGAGGACGTAGGCATCCACGGGGACGGTGCTCATGTGCTGTAGTCCCTATCGCTATAGTTGCTCGCACTATAGTGCATACGCGGCGCCTTTCGCTGGCGCGCAATCCGCGCTACCTGACGTTCCGCGTGCCCGGGGCGTGGCGCGCGTGGAGACAGCGGACATGATCAAGATGGTGAAGTTCGTCAGCATCCCGGTGAGCGACCAGGACCGGGCCCTCGCGTTCTACACGGAGAAGCTCGGGTTCAAGGTGGCCACGGACCAGCGGTTCAACGAGAAGCAGCGTTGGATCGAGCTGAAGATTCCCGGCGCCGAGACGGGCGTCGTCCTCTTCACGCCCGAGGGCCATGAGGACCGCATCGGCGGCTTCTTCAACGGCTCGTTCGCGTGCGACGACGCGATGAAGACCTACGAGACGCTGAGCGCGCGCGGGGTGGAGTTCGACGGGCCGCCGCAGAAGCAGCCCTGGGGGACCTTCCTGAAGTTCAAGGACCCGGACGGCAACCAGTTCGTCCTCTCGTCGCGCTGAGCTACTCGGCGCAGGGGAAGGACGTGTCCAGTGTCTTGCTGCTCTTGATGCCGGTCCCCGTCAGCGTGACGGTGAGCTTCACCTTCGAGGCGCACACGTAGGGAATCAGGAAGGGCACCTGGGTGACGCCCTTCTCCGCGAGCGCGTGCAGCTCGCGCGTCTGCGTCACCTTGAAGCCGGGGCTCTCCCCGGCCTCGGAGGACTCCTTCGGCGCGGTGGCCTGGAGCTTGAGCTTCAGCGGCGCGCTCCCGTCGTAGGTGCCCTGCAGCTTCACGACGATGAAGGCGTCCACGTTCATCCCGTACGGGTCTGACGCGGCGTCCATGGCCACGACGGCGCCCTGCTGCCGGTCATAGACCTGGGCCTCGATGCTGGCGATGGAGACACCCGGCGCGGCGGGCTTCGAGGCGGCGGGAGCGCTCCCCGCGGCGGGTGCGAGGAGCAGGGAGCAGCCCAGGGCGAGGGCGCGCAGGTGGAGTCGTGCGGTCATACCCGCAGTGTAGTCCTACCGGCGTGCCTTCTTCGCGGGCTGTGCGTTCACCCACTCGGAGAGGACGTCCGCGTGGCAGGGGCCGGGCTTGCAGAAGCAGCCCAGGCGCTTGCCGCGCAGGCCGAGCACGGCGGCGCGGTAGTCCGCGTCGTGCCGGGCGCGCAGCTCCAGGTACCAGCGGAAGGACTTGAAGGCGTCCTCGTCGGGGCCCATGCGGTGCAGGGCCTCCTCGCGGATGCGCGCCTGTTCATCTTCCGGCAGCGTCGCGAGCCACGGGGCGAAGTAGGTGCGGAACATCGCGCCCGGAGTGCGCACGCCTCCGGGCTTGAAGGGATTGCCGAAGCGGCCGGGCACCGGGTTGATGGGGCTCGGCTTCGCGTAGGCGCGGAAGGCCCGGCCCACGTACACGTCACAGCCGTCGTGCACGTGGACCGCGGTGGTGCGCTGGGTTCCGCTCATCCACGGGGCTCCCTCGCGCCTACTTCTTCCCGCGCTTCTTGCCGGCGGCCGGGACGGCGGCCGGGACGGTCTGCTGCTCGGCGGCGACCTTCAATTCGTCGCGCTCCTTCGTCACGGAGGCGACCTCACCCTCCAGCTCGGTGACCTTCTCCTTGAGCGCCTTGTTCTCCGCGCGGAGCGAGTCCGCGTCCTTGCGCGCCGTGTTCGCCTCGATGCGGGCCTTGTTCAGCTCGCGCGAGGAACCGCACCCGACGAGGGGAACCACCGCCAGCGCCACCACAGCCATCCATGCCTTCATCTGTTACTCCTGGTTGTCTCGGGCCCGCGGTGCCGCGGGCCCGGAAGTCCTGCGTGACTCAGTGATAGTAGCTGACGAGCCCACGCCCCTGCGCCGCCGCGTCGCGGAACCAGCCCCGGACACACTCCACGATGCCTGCCTCCTCGCCCTTGGGTGTCTTCGCGCCCTCGAAAGCGGCGGCCACCTTCTTCACCGTGGCCTCGTCGACCCAGCCGGCGAGGGGGAAGTCGTCGGGGTAGGGGAGCTTGACGGGGAGGCTGACGCCGTAGAGCGAGTCCACCTCGAAGGGCACGCCCATCTTCTTCAGCACTGCGTTGACCGGGGCGAAGTCGGGCCTGTTCCACGGGTACACGGCGCCGTTGTCGAGGAAGCGTCCGAAGTGCTCGACGAGGAGCTTGAAGGCGTAGAAGTAGATGCCGCCGCGAGCGCCGTCCGGCACGGTGCCGTCGATGATCTGCCGCAGGGCTTCGTACGTGTTCGGCCCGCCAGAGGAGAAGGTGTGCTCGAACAGCTCATCCAGACTGGCGAGGTCGCGCTTGAAGCGTCCGCCAATCATGCGGCGGAGCTTCTCGTCCTTCGAGCCGGCCGCCTGCCGCAGCTTGTTCGTGTCCACCGCCCACACCATGAAGCCGTAGCCCACGCAGTGCCCCCCTCTGCGAAAGTCGTCCCGGATGTAGGCACCACTCGCGGCGGACTGCAACACCCGTCGAGGCTCAGCCCCGGTACTCGTGAACCCACACGTGCTCGAGCCCCCAGGTGAAGAGCATCCGGTGACGGGAAAGGACGGTGAATCCTTGGGACTCCACGGGTCTCGTCACGGTGAGGATGCGTGTGCCGGGGCGGCAGGTGCGGAAGCGCTCGACGAGGCGGGCCCGCGTCTCCGGGGTGAGGGCCGTCCAGTTGGTGAAGACATGGGTGGCGTCCGCGAGGTCCGCGTGGGTCGCGTCACCGACGACGAGCTGTGCGCCCGCGCGCTGCAGCGGCCCGGCGGCGAGGGCGACATGGCCCGGGAGCAACTCCACGCCGCGGGCCTTCGCGCCCAGCCACCGCGCGGCGAGCAGCGTGCGCCCGCGCCCCGCGCCCAGGTCCACCAGGTGCCCGTCCTTCCCGAGCCCGGCCTTGCGGAAGAGCCACAGCGCGGTGTGCACGGGCGTCTCGCCGTACATCAGCTCGTTGAAGGTCTGCCCGCTGGCCTGGAGCAGGCGCGTCAGCTCGAAGGAGCGGCGCAGCCGGTAGGGGGACACGAGGGCTTCGCGCAGCCACAGGCCCAGGTAGGGCCCGAGCAGCCGGGGACGCCACACCAGCACCGCGAGGTCCCCGAGCCGCGTGAGCAGCTCGAGGACCATGGACCACAGGCGGATGAGGATGAGCCGGGGGAGGGACACGGCGAGGTCGTCGTCGTGAGGTGCCTTCACCGGCGGGCTGGAGGGCTCCTGTGCCATGGCTTCGAGGTGCGCAGGATAGCACCCGTGCTGCGTGCGCTCGTGCCAGGGGAATGGGGCTACTCGGGACGCCGCGGGTGCCGTCCCGCGCGCAGGAAGGCGAGGATGGTGGCCTTGTCGCCGGTGGCCAGCTCGTAGGGAATGCCCGGGGCGATGACGCCCGGACGCGCGGCGAGGGCGTCCACGGCCTGCTGCGCCTGGGTGAGCTGGATGCCGGCTCCACCGCCGCCGAGCACGAGGGGCGCACCCAGCTTGAGGTCCAGCACGACGACCCAGCGCCGTGCGGGGCATGGCTCGGACATGTCGACGACGACGAAGTCCCCCGCGAAGCGGCGCTGGTCACAGCGGAAGACCCACATGTTCCGCTTGCGGCTGAGCAGCTCGCGCACGAAGGGCTTCTCGTCACTCTTCAGGGCGTAGCGCTCGGACAGGAGCGAGGCGGTGGAGAGGGAATGGCCCTCCTCCTTCGCGAGGAGCAGTGCCCATGGGTTGGCGTGCCCGAGCAACCGCAGGGTGACGGGCAGGACGATGGGTGGCTCGCGAGGCATGCGTCGGATGGGTCCGCCAGCGGCAATCCACGATTGTGCTGCGTGGACCGCATCCACGACCATTGTCTCCGCAGTGCGTAGACAATTGCGAGCGCCCGCAGCGGAGTCCCCTTTGACACGACTTTGGGCAGTGCCACTGCTCCTGTTGTTCGTTGGGTCGGGTTGTTCGACGGCCCGAGTCGTACGCCTCCAGGCGGACCATGACGTCACGCTCGTCACCGACGGGGCAGCCCCGTAGGTTTCACCCATGTCCCGGCGCTTCTTCGAGCTACACGATGACGTCCATGTACCCGGACGCTGGCACCTGGACGCGCCCACTGACAGCAGGGGCCGTGAGGTGAAGGACCCTGACAGGTTCAGGCAGGGGACCCCGGTCCACGTGAAGGGGCGGCTGCGCATTCCCATTGAAGAGCCGGGACGCTCCCTCGACTTCACCGAGGCGGGGCTGCGCATCCCCGTCGTTCACGTCAGGGTGGCGACGCTCTTCTCGGAGCTGGCCCCCGAGGACGTGCAGCTCATCCCCGTGGACATCGAGGGACATCCAGACCAGTACCTGCTCCTGGTGGCCACCCGCCTCATTCGCTGCATCGACGAGAAGGCGTCCCGGATTCAGCGCTGGACGCATGAGGACGGAGTGCCCGAGAAGGTTGGCCAGTACGCCTTCGTGCGCGGCCTACGAATCGACAAGTCGAAGGTGGGCGATGCCAGGGTGCTCCGGCCCGAGGGGTGGACTGGAGCACTCATCATCTCCGAGGCCCTCAAGACTGAGCTGGAGCGCATCCAGGCCACGGGCGTGAAGCTCACGGAGGTGTAGTCCGCATCTCGCCAATGCAGGAGGAGCCCCTCGCGCGTTCCACGTCGTGGAGACTGCCCCTCGGGAATCTACTGGTTCCGCAGGTACTTCTTTTCCCATGCCTTGCGCGCGTCTTTGAGCGCGAGGCGTTCTTCCCGGGTCTGCATGCGCCTGGCTTTCTCGAACAGTTCCTCAAGCTCCTTCATCGCCTCTGAATCGACAGGGGATGAACCTGCCTGCTCCTGCAGCTTCTTCTTGTCCTTTTCGAGGAAGTCGAGCTGGCCCTGTTTGAAGGGGTCTGGCTTCTCGTCTGTCTCGGCGGAATGCGCAGGTCCCGTCGCTGACTGCGGGGAAGGCTTCTTGTCGACGTCAGGAGTCCCCGTGGCTCGCTTCTCCTGGACGTAGCCATTCAGCCTCACCTGGAGCGCGTCGAGCTCGGCCTGCAATTTCTGGAGGTCATCGACGCTGTTCACCTTCGGCGCGAGTTCGCTTACCCGTTTCAGGTCCCGCCCGATATCCAGCCCCTCTCCGGACGGGATGCTCTTCTCTACTTCAGGGAACATCTTCTCCAAGCGGGACAATTGCTCCAGTTGTTCTGGAGTCGCGGTCTGGCGTGAGCTGGACGAGCCCTTGGACGTCTGCGCTGATTCCCTGCTGGGGCCTTGGAGCGGAGCCTTCTTGGCCGCCGAGGGCTGGCTCGCGGCCGTGGGGGCGGGCGGGTCCAGGGGCTGGCCCGCGTCTGGAGGCATTGCTTCCGGACCCTGTGATGGCACCGCCACGTCAGGCTCATTCGCCGCTGGTGGAAGCACCTCAGGAGTCGGCTGCGCCGTGGGCGCGTCGGGGCGAAGGACTTCTGCCCTCACTTCAGGCTGTGCCTTCGTCGTGGGCACTGCTTCGTCTGGCGTCCTGGGCCAGACAAAATATGTGCTTCCGCCCAGTGTCGCGAGCAGCAACGCTCCAGCCAGCCATCTCCGCCCATGTCTCGCGTTGGAAGGGCGGGACGGTGTCTCGACCTGCAGCGTCGAGGTCTCTGCTTCCGATACGGGCGTGACGGGGAGCGAAGCCCTGGGCACTACACCCTGTGACAACGGCACACGCTGTAACGCCTGGCGCACGGCCTCAGCGGACTGCGGGCGCAGCGCGGGCTCTTTCGCCAGGAGGTGGAGCACGAGGGTGTCGAGCTCTGGCGGAATGCCCGGTGCCTTGGACGAAGGCACAGGCGCAGGCTGCTCCACATGGGCGAACAACACCTGGAACGGCTCGCCCTTGAAGGGGCGCTCGCCGGTCAGCATCTGGAAGGCGATGACGCCCACCGCGTAGAGGTCCGCCGAGGGGCTGCTGGGCGCTCCGCGAATCTGCTCGGGCGCCATGAACTCTGGCGTTCCGAGGATGGTGCCCTCGAGCGTGGTGGGACCGTCATGGGACTGCACCAGCTTGGCGATGCCGAAGTCGACCAGCTTGACGGAGTGGCTTCCGTCCCGGCCCTCGACCATGAACACGTTGCCGGGCTTCAGGTCGCGGTGGACCACGCCCGCCTGATGGGCGGCGCCCAGCGCGGCGAGCATCTCATCCAGGATGCGGATCGTGGTGCTGACGTCCAGCCGCCCCTGCTTGCGGATGAGCGCCGAGAGGGAGTGGCCCCGCAGCAGCTCCATGGTGATGTAGGGGCGCCCATCCGGGAGGTCACCGAACCCGAAGATGTCGATGATGCCCGGGTGGTGGATGGCATTGACCGCACGGCCCTCGATCAGCAGCCGCTCCACCTGCTGCTGAGAGACGAGCTCCGCGCGCAGCACCTTGATGGCCACCTGCTTGCCAATCAGCGGATGGACCGCGCGGTAGACGACGCCCATTCCTCCAGAGCCGATGCGCTCCTGGACGATGTACTCGCCCACCTTCGTCGACAGCAGCGGGTCCGTGGCGGAATCTGCCACGCCACTCGACATCTTTTCGCTTGCGGACATGACCTTGGTCAGGGGCTTTCAAATGAAAGCCACGAGGACGGTTATATCGCCTGAGCAGGGAATCGCATGGGGGTCAGTCCAGACACGGGCTGCGCTTTGAGGAGCAAGCGGTCCTGTGGAAGAGCGTACCCGAGGGGTACCCGCTACTCCGCCTTCCCACCCGTCCGCTGCCAGAACTCGCGCAGCAGAATCGTGGCGAAGCGCGAGTCATTCAGGATGTACCGGCGCCACAGTCGCTTCGGCTCATTGGCCAACCGGTACAGCCACTCGAAGCCCGCCTTCGCAATCCACTGCGGCGCGCGCTTCGCCGTGCCGGCGATGAAGTCGAACCCCGCGCCCACGCCAATCGCCACGGTGGGCCCCAGCTTGTGCGCCACCTGCGAAATCCACACCTCCTGCTTCGGGCTGCCCAGCGCCACGAAGAGCAGGTGCGGGTCCTTCTCGCGAATCTTCGCCACAATCGGGTCGTTCTGCGCGTCGCCCGCGTCCAGCTTCACCATGGGCGAGTCCCAGCCCACGACCTCAATCCCGTACTTCTCGCGGACGGTGTTCGCCACCTTCTCCGCCACGCCCGGGCCCGCGCCCATCAGGTACACGCGCCACTTGCGCTCCGCCCCCGCCTGCATCAGCGGAAGAATCAGGTCCGAGCCCGCGATCCGCTCCGGCAGCGACACGTCCATCGCCTTGGACGCCCAGACAATGGGCATCCCATCCACCACCGAAATCGTGGCGCGCGAGTACGCCTCGCGGAACTCCGCGTTGTCCTCGGCCAGCACCACGTGGTCCACGTTGGCCGTGAAGACGTAGCCACCCTGGTGCAAATCCACCAGGCGGCCAATCTCGCGGATGGCCTCCTCGAAGGTGAGCTGGTCGATGGCGAGCTGGCCAATGCGCAGGCGCGGCTTGCCGGTGGAGAAGGAGGACGTCGAAGGGGACGCGGCGTTCATGGCTTCTTCACCGTCAGGTCGAGCACCGTCATGGAATAGGGCGGCAGGCGCTGCGTCAGCGAGCCCTCCGCCTTCGCACCGGGAGTCTGCTCGGCGAAGCCCCCCGGCGCGCCCGAGTAACCCAGCACGCGCACGCTGTCGAGCGTACCGCAGCCCTTCAGCTCAATCTGGGCCTGCGCGGCCTCGTCGGGGTTGAAGTTGAGGACCACCGCCACCAGCTTCTTCCCCGAGTCGTCCCGCGAGACGAACAGGCTGGTGCCGTCCGCCGCCTTCGCCGGCACCCAGTTGTCCTGGAAGCGGCTGCCCTTGCCGTCGAAGTCGCGGTACGCGCGGAACGCCCAGAACACCGGCGAGCCGTCGGGCGGGTACTGCCAGAAGAAGGCGGAGAGGATGTTCTCCTGCGCGAAGCGGCCCAGGGCCTCGGCCTGCGCCAGGCCGCCGCTCATGTGCCTGAAGGCGCCGAAGTTGTACTCGCCAATGGAGATGCCCCGGCCCGGGTAGTTCGCCGCAATCCACTCCTTCATCCGGGGGATGAGGCGCACGGGCTCGCCAATCCAGGACTCGTCCTTGTAGGTCGGGTCCCACAGCCCGCGCACGCTGCGGATGCGGCGCGCGTTGGTGTCCTTGTCCGTGTTGCCGTCCAGCCCCACGCCCACGTTGGTCTGCGGGTAGAAGTGCAGGTCCACCACGTCAAGGATGCGCGTGCCCGTCTTCTTCTCGTGCTCGCGCAGCTGCCGCAGGTACCAGGGCAGCAGCGGCTCGTTGCCGTGCGCGAGCCGGTCCGAGTGGTTCATCTTCCCCGGCGCGAAGTCGGCCGCGGACCAGAGGTAGTTCGTCCAGCCCCACTCGGCCGGGCCGGCGATGACGGCCTCGGGGTCCGTCTTCCGCACCGCGGTGCCGTACGCAATCGTCCGCTTGAGCAGCTCGTCATAGCCGAGCGGCTCGGGGAACACGTCGCGGTGCGTGGAGTTCCAGAGCATCGGCTCGTTGTCCAGGATGTACATCTGGACGCCGCGCGCACCGCGGGCCTTGTCCTTCTCGCGGATGGACGCAATCCACTCGGCGATGAACTCGGGCGGCGCCTCCACGCTGGTGAGCGAGGGCTCGCCGGGCTTCAGCGGGGTGCCGTCCCGGCTGGTGCCATTCCCGTTGCCGTTGTCATCGCGTTGCTGCTCGCCGAAGCGGGACACCGGGAAGCCGGCGGACTTCGTGTCCTTGGCCACCCAGCCCAGCATGGGCACGGTGAGGGCGGACTGGATGCCGCGCTTGCGGTTGGTCTCCAGGAAGTCGTCGGAGGAGACGCCGATGTCGACGTTCTCGTAGTACCAGTCGTTGGCGGTGTTCCACGCGCCGCCCAGCTTCCAGTTGTAGCGGGACGTGGGGTTGCCGCCCCAGCGGCGCGCGCTGGCGCCCATGCGGAACTGGTGCGTGTCCTGCTTCTCGTGCAGGCCGTCGAAGGCGATGCCGTAGATGAGCGGGCTGATGCGGTGGCCGGGCGCGGTGCAGTCGATGGACATGCGCGCCTCGCGGCCGGTGCCCTTGCCCGTCTTCCCGCCTCCCGCGGCGAGCGCGGCCGCCACTTCCGGCGGCAGCGGGACGAGCGCCACCTTGTCGAAGAGCACCCAGTCCCGGCCCACGTCCTTGGACGCGCGCAGCACCACGCGGTCGAACGTCTCGCCGCGCGGGTTGAGCAGGTCCATGGGGATGACGACCTCCGTCCACTCGCCGTCCTTCTTGACCTTGAGCTCGGGCGTCACCGGGACGCGCGGGAAGGTGGCGGCGCCGGGGGCGTCGAGGCGCGCCTCCAGGAACTCGCCGTAGGCCTCCGGGGCGCTGAAGCGGAACGTGAGCGCACCGAAGCCTCCCTCCAGCTTCGGCCGGTAGAGAATCCACCCGCCGTAGTTGAACAGGCGCATGCGCGCCGGAGCGCCCTTCGGCAGCTCGCGAGGCGACCAGCCGATGTCATTCCACCCGGAGGACAGGCCGCCGTCGTAGACCATGACGGGCGTGGTGGACGGGGCAGGCGTGGGGGCTGCTGCTCCGCTCGCCGGGGTCTCCGTCGCCGGAGCCTGGGCCTCCGCGCCCGAGCCACCCGTGCCCGCCGCGTCCGTACCCATCCGTGCAACCGCCACCGTTCCGCCCGCGAGCAGGGCGCACGACAGCACGGCCGCGCCAGCCTTCATCCGCGCACGCTTCACACCATCCTCCATGAGCTTCCTTCCCCCGGCAGCAGCGCCTCAGAGCGCGACGTCGTCCTGGTCCTTGCGCGGGAAGATGCGGGCGGGAATGCCCACGGCCACGCTGTCGGGAGGAACGTCCTGGAGCACCACCGCATTCGCGCCAATCCGCGAGCGCGCGCCGATGCGCACCGGCCCGAGGATGCGCGCCCCGGCGCCAATCCACACGTCATCCTCGATGACGGGGTAGCCGTTGTCCTTCGCGGTGCCCACGGTGTTGTTGCCGTAGAAGCGCACGCGGTCGCCAATCTTCGCGTCGCCGCCGATGACGACGCCCAGGCTGTGCACGAAGTACACGCCGCTGCCGAGCGTGACGTCCTTGCCGATTTCAATCCCCATCACCGCCGTCTGCGTCACGCGCAGCACGTGGTTGAGCAGGGGAATCCGGTACGTGAGCGCCGCCTCGCGGGCGCGGTTGAGCGCGGTAATCCGGTACGAGTCGCTGGTCAGCACCACCCGGGCGATGGACTTCGCGTCCGAGGAGCCATTCGCGGCCTTCGCCAGCTCCAGCGCGTCCGTGACGAGCGAGCCAATCATCGACGTCTTGAGCTTCATGGTGCCCACTCAGTCCTCTCGCCCTTGCAGGTAGCGGGCGACCTCGCGGGCGACGCCCGTCCAGCCGCCGGCCTCGTTGCGGGCGCCGCGCAGGTACTCCATGCCGTACGCCACGGAGGTGCCGGCGAAGGCGGCCTTCTCCAGCCCCAGCTTGTCCGCCGTCTTCGCCACGTTCATCACCGTGTTCGTCAGCACGCGCGTGGCCTCGGGGGCGACGACGGTGGCGGCGAGCAGCGGGCGGGCCAGCGGGTTGGTTTCGAAGAGCAGGCGCCACGGATTGAGGCCGCGCCGGTCCGGGTGCTTGCGCGCCACCTGCGTGTCGAACATGCCGTAGCGGTTGGCGCGCTTGAGCCAGCGCTCGAAGGACACGTGGTCGCTGCCGTGCAGCACGTACGCGTCGCTGGCGAAGACGAAGGTGCAGCCGGCCTTCTCCAGGCGGACGCCCAGCTCCACGTCCTCGGACTGGCCCAGGGACTTGTCGAACCCGCCCACGCCCACGTAGTCGGCGCGGTGGAAGGACACGTTGCCGGTGTAGAGGTGGTTGCCGCGAGCGCGGGCGCCGGGGGCGGACAGCTCGTCGGCCATGCGGCCGTTGAGGTACGCGTACCAGCGCTCGAACAGCGGCATGTCGCCAATGGACGGGTCCGGGCGGATGCGGCCGAGCACCACGTGGCGCGAGCCGGGCGGGTGGTGCGCCAGGTGCCGCTCCAGGAAGTCCGGGGCCACCTGCATGTCGTCATCGGTGACGAGGACGACCTCACCGCGCGCGGCGATGACGCCCCGGTGGCGCGCGGCGGCGGCGCCGGCGTTCTGCTGCACCTCCA contains these protein-coding regions:
- a CDS encoding class I SAM-dependent methyltransferase, translating into MAQEPSSPPVKAPHDDDLAVSLPRLILIRLWSMVLELLTRLGDLAVLVWRPRLLGPYLGLWLREALVSPYRLRRSFELTRLLQASGQTFNELMYGETPVHTALWLFRKAGLGKDGHLVDLGAGRGRTLLAARWLGAKARGVELLPGHVALAAGPLQRAGAQLVVGDATHADLADATHVFTNWTALTPETRARLVERFRTCRPGTRILTVTRPVESQGFTVLSRHRMLFTWGLEHVWVHEYRG
- a CDS encoding DUF4326 domain-containing protein, whose amino-acid sequence is MSGTQRTTAVHVHDGCDVYVGRAFRAYAKPSPINPVPGRFGNPFKPGGVRTPGAMFRTYFAPWLATLPEDEQARIREEALHRMGPDEDAFKSFRWYLELRARHDADYRAAVLGLRGKRLGCFCKPGPCHADVLSEWVNAQPAKKARR
- the epsC gene encoding serine O-acetyltransferase EpsC, whose protein sequence is MKLKTSMIGSLVTDALELAKAANGSSDAKSIARVVLTSDSYRITALNRAREAALTYRIPLLNHVLRVTQTAVMGIEIGKDVTLGSGVYFVHSLGVVIGGDAKIGDRVRFYGNNTVGTAKDNGYPVIEDDVWIGAGARILGPVRIGARSRIGANAVVLQDVPPDSVAVGIPARIFPRKDQDDVAL
- a CDS encoding VOC family protein, which encodes MIKMVKFVSIPVSDQDRALAFYTEKLGFKVATDQRFNEKQRWIELKIPGAETGVVLFTPEGHEDRIGGFFNGSFACDDAMKTYETLSARGVEFDGPPQKQPWGTFLKFKDPDGNQFVLSSR
- a CDS encoding DUF7691 family protein, which produces MGYGFMVWAVDTNKLRQAAGSKDEKLRRMIGGRFKRDLASLDELFEHTFSSGGPNTYEALRQIIDGTVPDGARGGIYFYAFKLLVEHFGRFLDNGAVYPWNRPDFAPVNAVLKKMGVPFEVDSLYGVSLPVKLPYPDDFPLAGWVDEATVKKVAAAFEGAKTPKGEEAGIVECVRGWFRDAAAQGRGLVSYYH
- a CDS encoding helix-turn-helix domain-containing protein → MSTVPVDAYVLQTLMPDLVGHDRSPSAFLVYLHLWHRTAGARDRSVSASLAQVAEDTGLSKSAVQGALRLLKQRRLVKAERASLTAVPVYEVLRPWVRGR
- the epsA gene encoding exopolysaccharide biosynthesis glycosyltransferase EpsA — protein: MNAASPSTSSFSTGKPRLRIGQLAIDQLTFEEAIREIGRLVDLHQGGYVFTANVDHVVLAEDNAEFREAYSRATISVVDGMPIVWASKAMDVSLPERIAGSDLILPLMQAGAERKWRVYLMGAGPGVAEKVANTVREKYGIEVVGWDSPMVKLDAGDAQNDPIVAKIREKDPHLLFVALGSPKQEVWISQVAHKLGPTVAIGVGAGFDFIAGTAKRAPQWIAKAGFEWLYRLANEPKRLWRRYILNDSRFATILLREFWQRTGGKAE
- the epsD gene encoding exopolysaccharide biosynthesis glycosyltransferase EpsD gives rise to the protein MTAASTPRLSVVIATYNRLPLITRLLWQLAGQTLPPEQFEVVVVDDGSKEPVREPLLEQKLPYSLRVEVQQNAGAAAARHRGVIAARGEVVLVTDDDMQVAPDFLERHLAHHPPGSRHVVLGRIRPDPSIGDMPLFERWYAYLNGRMADELSAPGARARGNHLYTGNVSFHRADYVGVGGFDKSLGQSEDVELGVRLEKAGCTFVFASDAYVLHGSDHVSFERWLKRANRYGMFDTQVARKHPDRRGLNPWRLLFETNPLARPLLAATVVAPEATRVLTNTVMNVAKTADKLGLEKAAFAGTSVAYGMEYLRGARNEAGGWTGVAREVARYLQGRED
- a CDS encoding imm11 family protein — translated: MSRRFFELHDDVHVPGRWHLDAPTDSRGREVKDPDRFRQGTPVHVKGRLRIPIEEPGRSLDFTEAGLRIPVVHVRVATLFSELAPEDVQLIPVDIEGHPDQYLLLVATRLIRCIDEKASRIQRWTHEDGVPEKVGQYAFVRGLRIDKSKVGDARVLRPEGWTGALIISEALKTELERIQATGVKLTEV
- a CDS encoding serine/threonine-protein kinase, which gives rise to MADSATDPLLSTKVGEYIVQERIGSGGMGVVYRAVHPLIGKQVAIKVLRAELVSQQQVERLLIEGRAVNAIHHPGIIDIFGFGDLPDGRPYITMELLRGHSLSALIRKQGRLDVSTTIRILDEMLAALGAAHQAGVVHRDLKPGNVFMVEGRDGSHSVKLVDFGIAKLVQSHDGPTTLEGTILGTPEFMAPEQIRGAPSSPSADLYAVGVIAFQMLTGERPFKGEPFQVLFAHVEQPAPVPSSKAPGIPPELDTLVLHLLAKEPALRPQSAEAVRQALQRVPLSQGVVPRASLPVTPVSEAETSTLQVETPSRPSNARHGRRWLAGALLLATLGGSTYFVWPRTPDEAVPTTKAQPEVRAEVLRPDAPTAQPTPEVLPPAANEPDVAVPSQGPEAMPPDAGQPLDPPAPTAASQPSAAKKAPLQGPSRESAQTSKGSSSSRQTATPEQLEQLSRLEKMFPEVEKSIPSGEGLDIGRDLKRVSELAPKVNSVDDLQKLQAELDALQVRLNGYVQEKRATGTPDVDKKPSPQSATGPAHSAETDEKPDPFKQGQLDFLEKDKKKLQEQAGSSPVDSEAMKELEELFEKARRMQTREERLALKDARKAWEKKYLRNQ
- the epsB gene encoding GH44 family glycoside hydrolase EpsB, coding for MKAGAAVLSCALLAGGTVAVARMGTDAAGTGGSGAEAQAPATETPASGAAAPTPAPSTTPVMVYDGGLSSGWNDIGWSPRELPKGAPARMRLFNYGGWILYRPKLEGGFGALTFRFSAPEAYGEFLEARLDAPGAATFPRVPVTPELKVKKDGEWTEVVIPMDLLNPRGETFDRVVLRASKDVGRDWVLFDKVALVPLPPEVAAALAAGGGKTGKGTGREARMSIDCTAPGHRISPLIYGIAFDGLHEKQDTHQFRMGASARRWGGNPTSRYNWKLGGAWNTANDWYYENVDIGVSSDDFLETNRKRGIQSALTVPMLGWVAKDTKSAGFPVSRFGEQQRDDNGNGNGTSRDGTPLKPGEPSLTSVEAPPEFIAEWIASIREKDKARGARGVQMYILDNEPMLWNSTHRDVFPEPLGYDELLKRTIAYGTAVRKTDPEAVIAGPAEWGWTNYLWSAADFAPGKMNHSDRLAHGNEPLLPWYLRQLREHEKKTGTRILDVVDLHFYPQTNVGVGLDGNTDKDTNARRIRSVRGLWDPTYKDESWIGEPVRLIPRMKEWIAANYPGRGISIGEYNFGAFRHMSGGLAQAEALGRFAQENILSAFFWQYPPDGSPVFWAFRAYRDFDGKGSRFQDNWVPAKAADGTSLFVSRDDSGKKLVAVVLNFNPDEAAQAQIELKGCGTLDSVRVLGYSGAPGGFAEQTPGAKAEGSLTQRLPPYSMTVLDLTVKKP